A genomic region of Candidatus Neomarinimicrobiota bacterium contains the following coding sequences:
- the folB gene encoding dihydroneopterin aldolase: MDAIHLKNMVFYGYHGVKSEENSLGARFEVDITLRADLNAAIVSDRLSDTVNYNDVYNLVEHIVTERKYYLIEALAGEICERILQEFQNVEQSTVTVRKPNAPIKGVLDHVEVEIERSRK; encoded by the coding sequence ATGGACGCTATCCACCTGAAAAATATGGTTTTTTACGGATACCACGGAGTAAAGTCCGAGGAGAATTCCCTGGGAGCCCGGTTTGAGGTGGATATTACGCTCCGGGCGGATTTGAACGCTGCCATTGTCAGCGATCGGTTGAGCGATACTGTCAATTACAACGATGTCTATAATTTGGTGGAACACATCGTTACCGAGCGGAAGTATTATCTTATCGAGGCATTGGCCGGTGAAATTTGTGAGCGTATTTTGCAGGAATTTCAAAACGTAGAACAGTCAACTGTAACTGTCCGCAAACCAAACGCCCCGATCAAAGGAGTCCTGGATCATGTCGAGGTCGAAATCGAACGATCACGAAAATGA